A part of Microbacterium atlanticum genomic DNA contains:
- a CDS encoding PadR family transcriptional regulator: MSVRQSLLAILEQGPCYGYQLRAEFHRRTGSTWPLNVGQIYNTLDRLERDGLVERGDMDEHGHVYWRITDAGSAQARSWLASPVQRATGSRDELAIKLAVAATLPGVDVVEVIERQRRASLAQLEELRLASRAVATEDGPAGLASSLVLDSMLFAAEAELRWLDHSQKRLARHPGPALALGLSTEKPRRGRPARVGAGASA; the protein is encoded by the coding sequence ATGTCGGTCCGACAGAGTCTGCTGGCCATCCTCGAACAGGGCCCGTGCTACGGCTACCAGCTGCGGGCGGAGTTCCATCGCCGCACCGGGTCGACGTGGCCTCTGAACGTCGGGCAGATCTACAACACCCTCGACCGTCTCGAGCGCGACGGTCTCGTCGAGCGCGGCGACATGGACGAGCACGGTCACGTCTACTGGCGGATCACGGATGCGGGGTCCGCCCAGGCACGCAGCTGGCTCGCCTCGCCGGTGCAGCGCGCCACCGGCAGCAGGGACGAGCTCGCGATCAAGCTCGCCGTGGCCGCGACCCTTCCCGGTGTGGACGTCGTCGAGGTGATCGAGCGGCAGCGTCGCGCGTCGCTCGCGCAGCTGGAGGAGCTCCGGCTCGCGTCTCGGGCGGTCGCCACCGAGGACGGGCCGGCCGGCCTCGCCTCGTCGCTCGTCCTGGACTCGATGCTCTTCGCCGCCGAGGCCGAGCTGCGCTGGCTGGACCACTCGCAGAAGCGCCTGGCGCGGCATCCCGGACCCGCGCTGGCCCTCGGACTGTCGACGGAGAAGCCCCGCCGCGGACGGCCCGCACGGGTCGGGGCGGGCGCCTCCGCCTGA
- the secA gene encoding preprotein translocase subunit SecA gives MANPLEKLLRAGEGRILRRLQQVVKAVGALEEDYEHLTDEELRGETAELRARHEAGETLDQLMPEAFAAVREAAKRTLGQRAYDVQIMGGAALHLGNIAEMKTGEGKTLTAAFPVYLNAIAGKGVHVVTVNDFLASYQSELMGRIYRALGMTTGTIVAGQTPEVRREQYGCDITYGTNNEFGFDYLRDNMAWRKEDLVQRGHFFAIVDEVDSILIDEARTPLIISGPSSGEANRWFVEFAKIAKTLEAGVDYEVDEKKRTIGVLEPGIEKVEDYLGIDNLYESANTPLISFLNNSIKALALFKRDTDYVVMNDEVMIVDEHTGRILVGRRYNEGIHQAIEAKEGVPVKAENQTLATVTLQNYFRLYDKLAGMTGTAETEAAEFMSTYQLGVVSIPTNRPMIRKDQPDLVYKNETAKFAQVVEDIAGRHEVGQPVLVGTVSVEKSEYLSRLLAKKGIKHEVLNAKNHAREAEIVARAGRLGAVTVATNMAGRGTDIMLGGNAEFLAVQEMKAKGLDPVETPDEYEAEWDAVYEAMRDRVAKEGSEVVEAGGLYVLGTERHESRRIDNQLRGRSGRQGDPGESRFYLSLTDDLMRLFQSGAAEAIIARTNFPDDVAIESGMVTRAIKSAQSQVEARNAEIRKNVLKYDDVLNRQREAIYSDRRHILQGDDIADRVQHFIEDAINAVIDDHTGAGHSENWDFDALWTELKTLYPVSVTIDEVVAEAAGRKGGITADGLKREILSDARIAYEKRQETLGEAATRELERRVVLQVLDRRWRDHLYEMDYLKDGIGLRAMAQRDPLIEYQREGYQMFQAMMGQIKEESVGYLYNLEVEVRRQGEAGAEQVTQVEAKGLGAQPVDNQRLQYSASNDAGEVEVRNDRGQVQQAATNRLRQAAAAAAAAPGAQQAPVAEAPRGAFGQRTDAAAPAAQQAPMNRAQRRAADQRKK, from the coding sequence GTGGCCAACCCCCTCGAGAAACTGCTTCGCGCCGGTGAGGGTCGCATCCTCCGGCGGCTCCAGCAGGTCGTGAAGGCCGTCGGCGCGCTCGAAGAGGACTACGAGCACCTCACCGACGAGGAGCTCCGGGGGGAGACGGCCGAGCTGCGCGCCCGCCACGAGGCCGGCGAGACGCTGGACCAGCTCATGCCCGAGGCGTTCGCCGCCGTGCGCGAGGCGGCCAAGCGCACCCTCGGCCAGCGCGCCTACGACGTGCAGATCATGGGCGGTGCGGCCCTGCACCTCGGCAACATCGCCGAGATGAAGACCGGTGAGGGCAAGACCCTCACCGCCGCGTTCCCGGTCTACCTCAACGCGATCGCCGGCAAGGGCGTGCACGTGGTCACCGTGAACGACTTCCTCGCCTCCTACCAGTCCGAGCTCATGGGCCGCATCTACCGCGCCCTCGGGATGACCACCGGCACGATCGTCGCCGGGCAGACGCCGGAGGTGCGTCGCGAGCAGTACGGCTGCGACATCACCTACGGCACCAACAACGAGTTCGGCTTCGACTACCTCCGCGACAACATGGCCTGGCGCAAGGAGGACCTCGTGCAGCGGGGCCACTTCTTCGCGATCGTCGACGAGGTGGACTCGATCCTCATCGACGAGGCGCGGACGCCGCTGATCATCTCGGGCCCGTCGTCGGGCGAGGCGAACCGCTGGTTCGTCGAGTTCGCGAAGATCGCCAAGACCCTTGAGGCGGGCGTGGACTACGAGGTCGACGAGAAGAAGCGCACCATCGGCGTGCTGGAGCCCGGCATCGAGAAGGTCGAGGACTACCTCGGCATCGACAACCTCTACGAGTCGGCGAACACGCCGCTCATCTCGTTCCTCAACAACTCGATCAAGGCGCTCGCGCTGTTCAAGCGCGACACCGACTACGTCGTGATGAACGACGAGGTCATGATCGTCGACGAGCACACCGGCCGCATCCTCGTCGGCCGCCGCTACAACGAGGGCATCCACCAGGCGATCGAGGCGAAGGAAGGCGTGCCGGTCAAGGCCGAGAACCAGACGCTCGCGACCGTCACGCTGCAGAACTACTTCCGGCTCTACGACAAGCTCGCCGGCATGACGGGCACCGCCGAGACCGAGGCGGCCGAGTTCATGTCGACGTACCAGCTCGGCGTCGTGTCGATCCCGACGAACAGGCCGATGATCCGCAAGGACCAGCCCGACCTCGTCTACAAGAACGAGACCGCGAAGTTCGCCCAGGTCGTCGAAGACATCGCCGGCCGTCACGAGGTCGGCCAGCCCGTCCTCGTCGGAACGGTCAGCGTCGAGAAGAGCGAGTACCTGTCGCGCCTGCTCGCCAAGAAGGGCATCAAGCACGAGGTGCTCAACGCCAAGAACCACGCCCGCGAGGCCGAGATCGTCGCCCGCGCGGGGCGCCTGGGCGCCGTCACCGTGGCCACCAACATGGCCGGGCGCGGCACCGACATCATGCTCGGCGGCAACGCCGAGTTCCTCGCGGTGCAGGAGATGAAGGCGAAGGGGCTCGACCCCGTCGAGACGCCCGACGAGTACGAGGCCGAATGGGATGCCGTCTACGAGGCGATGCGCGACCGTGTCGCCAAGGAGGGCTCCGAGGTCGTCGAGGCCGGCGGGCTCTACGTCCTCGGCACCGAGCGTCACGAGTCCCGCCGCATCGACAATCAGCTGCGCGGCCGCTCGGGCCGTCAGGGTGACCCGGGCGAGAGCCGGTTCTACCTGTCGCTGACCGACGACCTGATGCGGCTGTTCCAGTCGGGCGCCGCCGAGGCGATCATCGCCCGCACCAACTTCCCCGACGACGTCGCCATCGAGTCGGGCATGGTCACCCGCGCCATCAAGTCCGCGCAGAGCCAGGTCGAGGCGCGCAACGCCGAGATCCGCAAGAACGTCCTCAAGTACGACGACGTGCTCAACCGCCAGCGCGAGGCCATCTACTCCGACCGCCGGCACATCCTGCAGGGCGACGACATCGCCGATCGCGTGCAGCACTTCATCGAGGACGCCATCAACGCGGTCATCGACGACCACACCGGGGCGGGGCACAGCGAGAACTGGGACTTCGACGCCCTGTGGACCGAGCTGAAGACGCTGTACCCGGTGAGCGTCACCATCGACGAGGTCGTGGCCGAGGCCGCCGGCCGCAAGGGCGGCATCACCGCCGACGGCCTGAAGCGCGAGATCCTCTCCGATGCCCGCATCGCCTACGAGAAGCGCCAGGAGACCCTCGGCGAGGCGGCGACCCGCGAGCTCGAGCGCCGCGTGGTGCTGCAGGTGCTCGACCGCCGGTGGCGGGACCACCTCTACGAGATGGACTACCTCAAGGACGGCATCGGCCTGCGTGCGATGGCCCAGCGCGACCCGCTGATCGAGTACCAGCGCGAGGGCTACCAGATGTTCCAGGCGATGATGGGGCAGATCAAGGAGGAGTCCGTCGGCTACCTGTACAACCTCGAGGTCGAGGTGCGTCGCCAGGGCGAGGCAGGCGCCGAGCAGGTCACGCAGGTCGAGGCCAAGGGTCTGGGTGCGCAGCCGGTCGACAACCAGCGACTGCAGTACTCGGCATCCAACGACGCCGGCGAGGTCGAGGTCCGCAACGACCGCGGCCAGGTGCAGCAGGCGGCCACCAACCGCCTCCGTCAGGCGGCCGCGGCCGCCGCGGCGGCGCCCGGCGCGCAGCAGGCGCCCGTCGCCGAGGCACCTCGCGGGGCGTTCGGACAGCGGACGGATGCCGCGGCCCCCGCGGCGCAGCAGGCGCCGATGAACCGCGCCCAGCGCCGCGCCGCCGACCAGCGCAAGAAGTAG
- a CDS encoding pyridoxal phosphate-dependent aminotransferase yields MSPLRPLDQSSKLQNVLYEIRGQALAEADRLENEGHTILKLNTGNPAVFGFEAPFQIVRDMIEAVPHAHGYSDSKGIMPARRAVVSRYEQVTGFPQFDPDDVYLGNGVSELITMTMQALLDEGDEVLIPAPDYPLWTAMTSLAGGTPVHYRCDPDDGWQPDLDDIREKVTARTKAIVVINPNNPTGAVYSREVLEGIVEIAREHSLLLLSDEIYDRILFDDAKHIPLATLAHDLLCLTFNGLSKTYRVAGYRSGWLVITGPKKHAAGFLEGIQLLASTRLCPNVPAQHAVQAALSGVQSIDALVAPEGRLHEQRDAAWEGLQRIPGVSCHKPQGALYAFPRLDPNVHEIHDDARLVYDFLVAEHVLLVQGTGFNWPTPDHLRIVTLPEARVLAEAVERLGNFLASYRQ; encoded by the coding sequence ATGAGTCCCCTCCGCCCTCTCGACCAGTCGAGCAAGCTCCAGAACGTCCTCTACGAGATCCGGGGACAGGCGCTGGCAGAGGCCGACCGGCTCGAGAACGAGGGTCACACGATCCTCAAGCTCAACACGGGCAACCCCGCGGTGTTCGGCTTCGAGGCGCCGTTCCAGATCGTCCGCGACATGATCGAGGCGGTGCCGCACGCGCACGGGTACAGCGACTCCAAGGGCATCATGCCCGCGCGGCGCGCAGTGGTGTCGCGCTACGAGCAGGTCACCGGGTTCCCGCAGTTCGACCCCGACGACGTGTACCTCGGAAACGGCGTGTCCGAGCTCATCACGATGACGATGCAGGCGCTCCTGGACGAGGGCGACGAGGTGCTGATCCCCGCGCCGGACTACCCGCTGTGGACGGCGATGACGAGCCTCGCGGGCGGCACGCCGGTGCACTACCGCTGCGACCCCGACGACGGCTGGCAGCCCGACCTGGACGACATCCGGGAGAAGGTCACCGCGCGCACGAAGGCGATCGTGGTGATCAACCCCAACAACCCGACGGGGGCCGTCTACTCCCGCGAGGTGCTCGAGGGCATCGTCGAGATCGCGCGCGAGCACTCGCTGCTGCTGCTGTCCGACGAGATCTACGACCGCATCCTCTTCGACGACGCGAAGCACATTCCGCTGGCGACCCTCGCGCACGACCTGCTGTGCCTGACGTTCAACGGCCTGTCCAAGACGTACCGCGTCGCGGGATACCGCTCGGGGTGGCTCGTGATCACCGGACCCAAGAAGCACGCGGCGGGGTTCCTCGAGGGCATCCAGCTGCTGGCCTCGACGCGGCTGTGCCCCAACGTGCCGGCGCAGCACGCGGTGCAGGCGGCGTTGTCGGGCGTGCAGTCCATCGACGCCCTCGTCGCGCCCGAGGGACGCCTCCACGAGCAGCGCGACGCCGCGTGGGAGGGACTCCAGCGCATTCCCGGGGTCTCCTGCCACAAGCCGCAGGGCGCCCTCTACGCGTTCCCCCGGCTCGATCCGAACGTGCATGAGATCCACGATGACGCGCGCCTCGTGTACGACTTCCTCGTCGCCGAGCACGTGCTGCTCGTGCAGGGCACCGGCTTCAACTGGCCGACGCCCGATCACCTGCGCATCGTCACGCTCCCCGAGGCGCGGGTGCTCGCGGAGGCCGTCGAGCGGCTGGGGAACTTCCTGGCGTCGTACCGGCAGTGA
- a CDS encoding Rv3235 family protein: MATTPAGLARLPHASRSTELAEFFAPQRTPSTALPSPEPFLRNLAVGVLEVFAGVREVDQLARWLTEDAYRKLVTRANLAARARSARGVAARRPVHTIMSVHESSPADGIVEAVLVVRGPARTRALAVRLEGMDGRWRATSLALL, from the coding sequence ATGGCAACGACGCCCGCGGGTCTCGCCCGCCTTCCCCACGCATCCCGCAGCACCGAGCTCGCCGAGTTCTTCGCACCGCAGCGCACGCCCTCCACAGCACTGCCCTCCCCCGAGCCGTTCCTGCGAAACCTCGCCGTCGGTGTGCTCGAGGTCTTCGCGGGGGTGCGCGAGGTCGATCAGCTCGCGCGCTGGCTCACCGAAGACGCCTATCGCAAACTGGTGACGCGCGCCAACCTCGCCGCACGCGCGCGCAGCGCCCGGGGCGTGGCGGCGCGGCGCCCCGTGCACACGATCATGTCGGTGCACGAGTCGTCTCCGGCCGACGGCATCGTCGAGGCGGTCCTGGTCGTGCGCGGTCCGGCCCGCACCCGCGCGCTTGCCGTGCGCCTGGAGGGCATGGACGGCCGCTGGCGCGCGACGTCCCTCGCCCTCCTCTGA
- a CDS encoding helix-turn-helix domain-containing protein: MPDDPTSEVRLLAPAQVAEVLGVSVDEVMALVLEGRLRGVRVGAPLRWRVDAASVGEYLDDQAEEARRIALWHQSQTASFPELWGGIVRNPD; the protein is encoded by the coding sequence ATGCCCGATGACCCGACGTCCGAGGTGCGTCTTCTCGCCCCTGCTCAGGTGGCCGAGGTGCTCGGTGTCTCCGTCGACGAGGTCATGGCGCTCGTGCTCGAGGGGCGGCTGCGGGGCGTGCGGGTCGGCGCGCCCCTCCGCTGGCGCGTCGACGCCGCCAGCGTCGGCGAGTATCTCGACGATCAGGCCGAAGAGGCGCGCCGCATCGCGCTGTGGCACCAGTCGCAGACGGCCAGCTTCCCCGAGCTCTGGGGCGGGATCGTCCGCAACCCCGACTGA
- a CDS encoding SAF domain-containing protein, with the protein MSAASDPVRAPRRAFWGDARFFLGVLLVVASVAGVWLVVTAARQTVPVYAAADTLVPGQVIEAGDLEVVDIALGPLADVYLHPGETAADAIVATRTVPAGELVPAAAVGDATSARTTNVVVRSAVDVPASVGTGTVVEVWTAPLREDGGYEEPRVLVADATVVSVTRDDSMIGGGAAALELVIPRADVPATLAAMSDESALSIVPSTGDGS; encoded by the coding sequence ATGTCCGCCGCAAGCGATCCCGTCCGCGCGCCGCGTCGAGCCTTCTGGGGCGACGCGCGCTTCTTCCTCGGCGTGCTCCTCGTCGTCGCCTCGGTCGCGGGCGTCTGGCTCGTCGTCACCGCCGCGCGCCAGACCGTCCCGGTCTACGCCGCAGCCGACACCCTGGTGCCCGGCCAGGTCATCGAGGCAGGCGACCTCGAGGTCGTCGACATCGCCCTCGGTCCCCTCGCGGATGTCTACCTGCACCCGGGTGAGACGGCGGCGGACGCGATCGTGGCGACGCGCACCGTGCCGGCCGGCGAGCTCGTGCCGGCGGCGGCGGTCGGCGACGCCACGTCGGCGCGCACCACGAACGTCGTCGTCCGCAGCGCGGTCGACGTGCCGGCGTCCGTGGGGACCGGCACCGTCGTCGAGGTCTGGACCGCACCGCTCCGCGAGGACGGCGGCTACGAGGAGCCCCGCGTGCTCGTAGCCGACGCCACGGTCGTCTCGGTGACGCGCGACGACTCGATGATCGGAGGGGGAGCGGCGGCCCTCGAGCTCGTGATCCCCCGCGCGGATGTGCCGGCGACCCTCGCCGCGATGTCCGACGAGTCGGCGCTGTCCATCGTGCCCTCGACGGGGGACGGCTCATGA
- a CDS encoding AAA family ATPase — MKVVVAVDDAADLVAGLRREGIEVSAVIPADGPSLAAADDMPGAEAEGVLRALADADALVVTVSRRTMSPTVVALCDRAGTRVVPLVEDPAGERLAAACGLEAPLDRRVEPWRVADALSAGPVSASRPVAARPRIVVVWGAAGAPGRSTVAAELAVELARGGRHVALVDADTHAPSLALTLGLADEGPGFAAACRQAELGGLDASELSRIAVPLGRSGVDVLTGINRPSRWPELSERRVTAALAACRDWADYTVVDVSSSLERDEEIMSDLDGPRRNAAALAALRAADLVVAVAAADPVGIARFLRGHSDLRATIGATPIAVVANKLRPGTLGIDARGQIRRTLDRFAGIREVWFLPLDPRSADAALLAASPVAEVAPRSPLTLGIRRFAGEAVVPAPAGGAPAATAGRGIRRSRRAGAAPQGDGPAHRRAHARALG, encoded by the coding sequence ATGAAGGTCGTCGTCGCCGTCGACGACGCGGCCGACCTCGTCGCCGGACTGCGTCGGGAGGGGATCGAGGTGAGCGCCGTGATCCCGGCCGACGGACCGAGCCTCGCTGCCGCCGACGACATGCCGGGGGCCGAGGCGGAGGGCGTGCTGCGCGCGCTCGCCGATGCCGACGCGCTCGTGGTGACGGTGTCGCGTCGCACCATGTCGCCCACGGTCGTGGCGCTGTGCGACCGCGCGGGCACGCGAGTCGTCCCGCTCGTCGAGGACCCCGCCGGTGAGCGCCTCGCCGCCGCCTGCGGACTCGAGGCCCCACTCGATCGCCGGGTGGAACCGTGGCGGGTCGCCGACGCGCTGTCGGCGGGACCGGTGAGCGCGTCGCGACCCGTCGCCGCACGACCCCGGATCGTCGTCGTGTGGGGTGCCGCCGGCGCGCCCGGCCGATCGACCGTCGCGGCCGAGCTCGCGGTGGAGCTCGCCCGCGGCGGGCGGCACGTCGCTCTCGTCGACGCCGACACGCACGCCCCTTCGCTGGCCCTGACGCTCGGGCTGGCAGACGAGGGACCCGGCTTCGCGGCCGCCTGCCGCCAGGCCGAGCTCGGCGGGCTCGACGCGAGCGAGCTGTCGCGCATCGCGGTGCCGCTGGGCCGCTCGGGCGTCGACGTGCTGACCGGGATCAACCGTCCGTCCCGCTGGCCGGAGCTCAGCGAGCGCCGCGTGACGGCGGCGCTCGCCGCGTGCAGGGACTGGGCCGACTACACCGTCGTGGACGTGTCGTCCTCGCTCGAGCGCGACGAGGAGATCATGAGCGACCTCGACGGTCCGCGCCGCAATGCGGCGGCGCTGGCCGCGCTGCGCGCCGCGGACCTCGTCGTCGCGGTGGCGGCCGCGGATCCTGTCGGCATCGCGCGCTTCCTGCGGGGTCACTCCGACCTGCGTGCCACCATCGGCGCCACTCCGATCGCGGTGGTCGCCAACAAGCTGCGCCCCGGCACCCTGGGCATCGACGCGCGCGGTCAGATCCGACGCACCCTCGACCGCTTCGCCGGCATCCGGGAGGTCTGGTTCCTGCCGCTCGATCCTCGATCCGCCGATGCCGCCCTTCTCGCGGCCAGCCCGGTCGCCGAGGTGGCGCCGCGGTCGCCGCTGACCCTGGGGATCCGGCGCTTCGCCGGCGAGGCCGTCGTTCCCGCGCCGGCGGGCGGCGCGCCCGCCGCGACCGCGGGTCGCGGCATCCGTCGCTCCCGCAGAGCCGGCGCGGCTCCCCAGGGGGACGGGCCGGCGCACCGGCGAGCGCACGCCCGCGCTCTAGGCTAG
- a CDS encoding sensor histidine kinase: MSTLSDLVYAQGRSSEQDVEWLHRLAGDGQLLADLASADIVLWVPTADDSFVAVAHTRPSGAATLFYRDIVGDRVRPQWRTQVRDAFQGGRIVDSASPDWFEETPTRVRAVPVARRHDGQHVVVGVMTRHTNLGEARTPSRQQITFNECADDLFGMIASGDFPDLAAPTSPRRGAPRASDGLIRLDVDGVTTFASPNALSAFNRLGFDDELEGESLVEVVTQILPGKRQFDESLPVVVTGRAPWRTDLESRGVTVSLRTIPLRDHGTRIGAIVLCRDVTEIRHQEQELITKDATIREIHHRVKNNLQTVASLLRIQARRSHSEEAREALTQAMRRVSAIAVVHDTLSEGLAQNVDFDEVFARVLKLVAEVAAAPNTRARTHSSGRFGTLPSEYATPLALALTELVTNAVEHGLAGQEGDVEIVAERDEDRLEVRVRDTGSGLPEGQVGRGLGTQIVRTLIQGELGGTIDWHTIMGSGTEVTIEIPLRYIDRGGS, translated from the coding sequence GTGTCGACCCTCAGCGATCTCGTCTACGCCCAGGGCCGCTCCAGCGAACAGGACGTGGAGTGGCTGCACCGTCTCGCGGGAGACGGCCAGCTCCTCGCCGACCTGGCGTCCGCGGACATCGTGCTGTGGGTGCCGACCGCCGACGACTCGTTCGTGGCCGTCGCGCACACCCGGCCGAGCGGCGCGGCGACGCTGTTCTATCGCGACATCGTCGGCGACCGCGTGCGTCCGCAGTGGCGCACGCAGGTGCGCGACGCGTTCCAGGGCGGTCGCATCGTCGATTCCGCGTCACCGGACTGGTTCGAGGAGACGCCGACGCGCGTGCGCGCCGTCCCGGTCGCACGACGGCACGACGGTCAGCACGTCGTGGTCGGCGTGATGACCCGCCACACCAATCTCGGCGAGGCGCGCACCCCCTCGCGCCAGCAGATCACCTTCAACGAGTGTGCCGACGACCTGTTCGGGATGATCGCGTCGGGGGACTTCCCCGACCTCGCCGCGCCGACGTCGCCGCGCCGCGGCGCGCCGCGTGCCTCGGACGGGCTCATCCGGCTCGATGTCGACGGCGTCACGACGTTCGCCAGCCCGAACGCGCTGTCGGCCTTCAACCGGCTGGGATTCGACGACGAGCTGGAGGGCGAGTCGCTCGTGGAGGTGGTGACGCAGATCCTCCCCGGCAAGCGTCAGTTCGACGAGTCGCTGCCGGTCGTCGTCACCGGCCGCGCCCCCTGGCGCACGGACCTCGAGTCGCGCGGCGTCACGGTCTCGCTGCGCACCATTCCGCTCCGCGACCACGGGACGCGCATCGGAGCGATCGTGCTCTGCCGCGACGTGACCGAGATCCGCCACCAGGAGCAGGAGCTCATCACCAAGGATGCGACGATCCGCGAGATCCACCACCGCGTCAAGAACAACCTGCAGACCGTCGCCTCGCTGCTGCGCATCCAGGCGCGCCGCTCGCACTCCGAGGAGGCGCGCGAGGCACTGACGCAGGCCATGCGGCGGGTGTCGGCCATCGCGGTCGTGCACGACACGCTGTCGGAGGGGCTGGCTCAGAACGTCGACTTCGATGAGGTCTTCGCGCGGGTGCTGAAGCTCGTCGCCGAGGTCGCTGCCGCTCCCAACACCCGCGCCAGGACGCACTCGTCCGGCCGGTTCGGGACGCTGCCCAGCGAGTACGCCACGCCGCTGGCCCTGGCGCTGACGGAGCTCGTGACCAACGCGGTGGAGCACGGACTGGCGGGACAGGAGGGCGATGTCGAGATCGTCGCGGAGCGCGACGAGGACCGCCTCGAGGTGCGCGTGCGCGACACCGGGTCGGGATTGCCCGAGGGGCAGGTGGGCCGCGGCCTGGGCACCCAGATCGTGCGCACGCTCATCCAGGGCGAGCTCGGCGGCACCATCGACTGGCACACCATCATGGGCAGCGGCACCGAGGTGACGATCGAGATCCCGCTGCGCTACATCGACCGCGGCGGCAGCTGA
- a CDS encoding WhiB family transcriptional regulator → MDWRDKAACLTVDPELFFPVGNTGPAVDQIEKAKSVCARCTVTEICLQYALETGQDSGVWGGLSEDERRALKRRAARARRAS, encoded by the coding sequence ATGGACTGGCGCGACAAGGCCGCCTGCCTGACCGTCGACCCCGAGCTGTTCTTCCCCGTCGGGAACACCGGCCCTGCCGTCGATCAGATCGAGAAGGCCAAGTCGGTGTGCGCGCGCTGCACCGTCACCGAGATCTGCCTGCAGTACGCCCTCGAGACCGGTCAGGACTCGGGCGTGTGGGGCGGCCTGTCCGAGGACGAGCGCCGGGCCCTCAAGCGCCGGGCAGCCCGCGCGCGCCGCGCCAGCTGA
- a CDS encoding histidine kinase, producing MRTSLAARMAAALVGLEGLGIGALTVREIVAIAGGDTASLESAIALVVLTLVGAAAVLAFAVAIWRGQSWGRSGGIVTQLLILAVALGAATGAFAEPGVALALAAPAVVALVLLLLAVRDAGRQARSAERTEGAAPR from the coding sequence ATGCGCACAAGCCTGGCCGCAAGGATGGCCGCCGCCCTCGTGGGGCTGGAGGGTCTCGGCATCGGCGCGCTGACCGTGCGGGAGATCGTGGCGATCGCCGGGGGCGACACCGCTTCGCTCGAGAGCGCGATCGCGCTGGTCGTCCTCACCCTCGTGGGCGCGGCCGCCGTGCTGGCGTTCGCGGTGGCGATCTGGCGGGGACAGTCGTGGGGGCGGTCGGGTGGCATCGTCACGCAGCTGCTGATCCTCGCCGTCGCGCTCGGGGCCGCGACCGGGGCGTTCGCCGAGCCGGGCGTGGCGCTCGCGCTGGCGGCGCCGGCCGTCGTGGCGCTGGTGCTCCTCCTGCTGGCCGTCCGGGACGCCGGCAGGCAGGCGCGAAGCGCCGAGCGGACCGAGGGCGCGGCGCCCCGCTGA
- the bcp gene encoding thioredoxin-dependent thiol peroxidase encodes MTTTRLDPGSPAPAFTLVDQDDRPVSLADFEGRGVILFFYPEAMTPGCTKEACDFRDSLAPLQAAGYTILGVSRDQPEKLRRFRERDGLTYDLLSDPDHRVHEEYAAWGEKVNYGKTLMGVIRSTFVIDEQGRIAHALYNVRATGHVARLRALLGV; translated from the coding sequence GTGACCACGACCCGCCTCGACCCCGGCTCGCCCGCCCCCGCGTTCACCCTCGTCGACCAGGACGACCGTCCGGTCTCGCTCGCGGACTTCGAGGGGCGCGGGGTCATCCTGTTCTTCTACCCCGAGGCGATGACCCCGGGCTGCACCAAGGAGGCCTGCGACTTCCGCGACAGCCTCGCCCCGCTGCAGGCGGCGGGCTACACGATCCTCGGCGTCTCGCGCGACCAGCCCGAGAAGCTGCGACGGTTCCGCGAGCGCGACGGCCTCACCTACGATCTGCTGAGCGACCCCGACCACCGCGTGCATGAGGAGTACGCGGCGTGGGGCGAGAAGGTGAACTACGGCAAGACGCTCATGGGCGTCATCCGCTCCACGTTCGTCATCGACGAGCAGGGCCGCATCGCCCACGCGCTGTACAACGTGCGAGCCACCGGGCACGTGGCGCGGCTCCGGGCGCTCCTCGGCGTCTGA